The genomic segment CGGAGAAGACCGCCACCACCCCGGTCGGCCGGTGGGCCAGAATCTGCTCGGTCCAGCCCCGCCCCGGGGTGAGCTGCCCCTGCAGCTCGGTCAGCACCACCGCCAGGTCGTGCTCCCGGGCCGCCCGGCTGACGCCCTGGATGATCTCCAGCGCCCAGGGGCTCTCGACCGCGTGGAAGACCAGCTCCAGGATGGCCGCCGCACCACTGCCCTCGGGGCGGCGGTAGCCGTGTGCGCGGATGACCTCCTCGACCCGCTGCCGGGTGTCCGACGCCACCCCGGACTGGCCGTTGATCACCCGGGAGACGGTCGGCGCCGAGACGCCCGCGATCCGGGCTATCCGGGCGACGGTCATCCGCGCCCGCCGGCGCTCGTCCTCCGGGTGCTCGACGCCGGTAGTCGACATGTCGGTGAGTCTATGTGTCCCGACGGCGCGGCCGGGTCGGTGACCACCGGTGGGCCGGTGAGTATGGTGCCGGGGTGGCGGAGCGGATGGTGGAGATCTACACCGACGGGGCGTGCAGCGGCAACCCCGGGCCGGGCGGGTGGGGCGCGGTGCTGCGCTACGGGGACCGGGAGAAGGAGCTGTACGGCGGCGAGTCGACCGCCACCACGAACAACCGGATGGAGCTGATGGCGCCGATCCGCGCGCTGGAGAGCCTGACCCGGCCGGCGGTGGTGCTGCTGTACACCGACAGCACCTACGTGCGCGACGGCATCACCAAGTGGCTGCCGCGCTGGAAGAGCAACGGCTGGCAGACCACCGGCCGGCAGCCGGTGAAGAACGTCGACCTGTGGCAGCGGCTGGACTCCGCGGCGGGCCGGCACCAGGTGCGCTGGCACTGGGTGAAGGGGCACGCCGGCCATCCGGAGAACGAGCGCGCCGACCAGTTGGCGGTCCGCGGCCTGCGGGAGGCGCGGCGCTGACCTTCGGGCGGCAAGATCGCCGGTGGGTCGTACCATCCGTCGGGGAAAGGGTCACCGCGAGGGAAGGGATTACATGAGCACTCCGGTCGAAACGCTTGAGTTCCAGGCCGAGGCGCGGCAGCTCTTGCAGTTGATGGTCCACTCGATCTATTCGAACAAGGACATCTTTCTCCGGGAGCTCATTTCCAACGCCTCCGACGCGCTCGACAAGCTCCGGATCGGCGCGCTCGTCGACAAGGATCTTGACGCCGACATCGACGACCTGCACATCGAGATCGAGGCGGACCGCGAACAGCGGACGCTCGTCGTCCGGGACAACGGCATCGGCATGTCCCGCGACGAGGTGGTCGGCCTGATCGGCACGATCGCCAAGTCCGGCACCGCCGAGATGCTGCGGCAGCTGAAGGAATCGCAGGACGCGGCCGCCTCCAAGGACCTGATCGGGCAGTTCGGAGTGGGTTTCTACTCGACCTTCATGGTCGCCGACCGGGTGACGCTGCTCACCCGCAAGGCCGGCGAGGCGGCCGGCACCCGCTGGGAGTCGGCGGGTGAGGGCACCTACACGATCTCCGACGCGCCGGACGCGCCGCAGGGCACCACGGTCACCGTGCACCTCAAGCCGAAGGACGAGGAGGACAGCCTCTTCGACTACACCGACGAATGGAAGATCCGGGAGATCGTCAAGAAATACTCCGACTTCATCGCCTGGCCGATCCGGATGACGGTCGAGCGCCCGGGCGGTGAGGGCGAGGAGGCCACCACCGAGGTCGTCACCCTCAATTCGATGAAGGCGCTCTGGGCCCGGCCCAAGTCGGAGGTCTCCGAGGAGGAGTACAAGGAGTTCTACAAGCACGTCAGCCACGACTGGACCGATCCGCTGGAAACCATCCAGATGAAGGCGGAGGGGACCTTCGAGTACGAGGCCCTGCTGTTCCTGCCGTCGCAGGCGCCCTTCGACCTGTTCCAGCGCGACGCCCGGCGCGGCGTCCAGCTCTACGTCAAGCGCGTCTTCATCATGGACGACTGCCAGGAGCTGATGCCCGAGTACCTGCGCTTCGTCAAGGGCGTGGTCGACGCGCAGGACCTCTCGCTCAACATCTCCCGGGAGATCCTGCAGCAGGACCGGCAG from the Solwaraspora sp. WMMD1047 genome contains:
- the rnhA gene encoding ribonuclease HI, translated to MVEIYTDGACSGNPGPGGWGAVLRYGDREKELYGGESTATTNNRMELMAPIRALESLTRPAVVLLYTDSTYVRDGITKWLPRWKSNGWQTTGRQPVKNVDLWQRLDSAAGRHQVRWHWVKGHAGHPENERADQLAVRGLREARR
- the htpG gene encoding molecular chaperone HtpG, which translates into the protein MSTPVETLEFQAEARQLLQLMVHSIYSNKDIFLRELISNASDALDKLRIGALVDKDLDADIDDLHIEIEADREQRTLVVRDNGIGMSRDEVVGLIGTIAKSGTAEMLRQLKESQDAAASKDLIGQFGVGFYSTFMVADRVTLLTRKAGEAAGTRWESAGEGTYTISDAPDAPQGTTVTVHLKPKDEEDSLFDYTDEWKIREIVKKYSDFIAWPIRMTVERPGGEGEEATTEVVTLNSMKALWARPKSEVSEEEYKEFYKHVSHDWTDPLETIQMKAEGTFEYEALLFLPSQAPFDLFQRDARRGVQLYVKRVFIMDDCQELMPEYLRFVKGVVDAQDLSLNISREILQQDRQIQLMRRRLVKKVLATVKDLMTAEDDTKYRTFWREFGRAVKEGLLNDFENQRAILDISSFASTADAEKLTTLAQYVERMKDGQEEIYYMTGESRSMIENSPHMEAFQAKGYEVLLLTDPVDEVWVESVREYDGRKLQSIAKGQVDLAAADAEGKADDAERDQRKEEFAPLLGWLTEQLTEQVKEVRLSTRLTTSPACLVSDANDMTPTLEKMYRAMGQEGPKIKRILELNPEHPLVTGLRSAYGERADDPALPETAELLYGTALLAEGGELTDPARFARLLADRLARTL